The genomic interval GTCGATAGCCTGGGCTTTACTGTCGAACAGATCGGCCTGCTGGGCTCGGTGTGTTTTGCCGGCTACCTGCTCGGCACGCTGTTGGCAGTGGTGCTGATCGATCGCATGAACTGGCGCTGGTTGACCCTGGGGTGTGCGTTTGGCGCTGCGGCGGCATATGGTATGTCGTCCTGGCTGCCGCCTGCGGTCCAGTCGTGGCTGTGGGCGGTGATCGGCTTTTTTGCTGCGCTGATGACTTGCCTGGGTATGCGCATCATGGGTGAAATGGCCAACAAGGAACGCGCCCTGGGCATGCGCCTGGGTATTGAACTGGGCGTGGTAGCCGCAGTGCTGTTTGCCTTGCCGTCGCTGGTAATTGCGTATTTCCATTACACCGGCGCGGCCTTGATGCTGGCTGCGATCATTCTGCTGTTGAGCCTAAGCGCGCTGGCGTTGCCCAGGCGTCAGGAATTCATTCACGAAGCGCAGCAGGGGCAAGCCGATTCGTTGCTGGCACGCTTCAGGTTCCCGCCGGCGGCTTATGCTGCGTTGGCGTTTTTCTTCCTTTTCGGCGCCGGGCAGATAGGCCTATGGGCGTTTCTCGAACGCTTGGGCCATGGCCTGGCGCTGCAGCCAGCGGAACTGGGTATCGTCTTCGCCGTGCTGAAACTGCTGGGCGGCGCAGCGGCGCTTGCCTTGGCCGTGGTGGGTGACCGCCTGGGCGTACGCGTCCCCCATCTGATCGTTCTCGCGGTGCTGGGTACCGGGCTGCTGTTACTGGGCAATGCCGAAGGCTTTTTGATGTATGCCGCCGGCGCCTGGATCTGGGAAGTGGGCTTTACCTGGGGTTGTGTCTATCAGACCGCAGCGATTGCACGCCTGGACCGCAGCGGTCGTTCGATCATGCTGATTCCAGGCGCCTTTGCGCTGAGCTCCATGGCAGGTCCGGCCCTGGCCGGGCAACTGGTCAGTGAGGGCTTCGGCGTACTGTTATGGCTGGCGGCAGGCTGTGCGCTGATCCCGGTGCTGGCCTTTACCTGGCTGCTGGCGCAACGCTTGCAAAACGTGGGCACTGGCTGCGCGGTTGGTGTGCAGGCTTGATGGCGGACCGCTATAAACCCATGACGCTGGCCGATGCCTGCCGGTTCGCGAGGCACGGCGTTTCGGGAGCTCCTAAAATGAAAACAGATCCGGCGAAGGACTTTGCTCGCTATTGCCAGGCATCACGCTCTAGAATCGCATCCATTGGCCTGTCGTTCAGTGCATTAGAAAAGAGGCAATTATGGATCGCGAAGCCGCCGGCTCTTCAGGAGACCTGGATGCTCCCGCATTAACCAATCAGGAGTCTGCTTTTCCAACGACCGCGTTGGAGCGTCTACAGTTGGCGCTTGATGCTGGCGCCATCATTGGAACGTGGGTGTGGGATATTCGGCCCAACCAGGTGACTGCGGATGAGCGATTCTCGCGATCTTTCGGACTGCCTGCAGATAAATGCATGGCGGGTATTCCAATCGAGGAAGCTTTCGCCTCGATTCACCCGGACGATCGAGATCGTGTCTCTGCCGATATCCAGGAGGCGATGGGCCGCGGGGGGGGCTTCCGGTGTGAATACCGTGTCAGGCAGCATGATGGCAGCTACCGCTGGATCGAGGCCAATGGAAGAGCCGAGCTTGACGAGGAAGGTCAGGCTGTGCGGTTCCCCGGCATTCTCATGGACGTTGAGTCACGCCGTTCAGCCGAGGCTGAGCGTGACAGGATGTCAGCCTTGCTTCGGACATTCACGGCGGCCGTTCCCGGTGTTGTCTACGCAAAAGATCGCGAGGGGCGGCTAATCGTTGCGAATGATGGTGTCACCCAACTGGTTGGCAAACCACCAGAGCTTTACCTGGGCAAAACCGACCTGGAGTTTCTGGAAGACAAAGCTCAAGCACGGCAGATAATGGAAACCGATCGGCTCGTCATGCATGGCGGGAAAGCCGTTCAGATCGAAGAGCGCGTCGACATGCCGGACGGCACGGCTACTTACTGGCTTTCTGTCAAAGCGCCACTGTGCGACGAAGCAGGCGAGGTCATGGGGCTGATTGGCTCGTCCATCGATGTCACCGCGCGCAAAAATGCCGAGTCGGAGTTGCTGGAGCTTAACCGCACGCTGGAAGCGAAGATTGAACAAGCCGTGGCCGAGCGAGAGGCGGCGCACGCAGCGCTACGTCAATCGCAGAAAATGGAGGCGGTCGGCCAACTGACCGGGGGTATCGCTCACGACTTCAATAACCTGCTTGCGGGCATCACGGGAAGCCTTGATTTGATCAAGCTTCGCTTGAAGCAGGGCCGTATTGCTGACGTAGAACGTTACCTGACAGTGGCACATGGTGCGGCACAAAGGGCCGCGTCCCTGACCCACCGGCTCTTGGCCTTTTCACGCCGCCAGACGCTGATGCCTGTGCATACCGATGTCAACACCCTGATCAGCGACATGGAGGAGCTGATACGCAGGACGGTCGGGCCAGCGATCCAACTCAAGGTCGAGCTCCAGGCAAAATCAAGCACCTGTCTGGTCGATCCGGCTCAGGTCGAGAACGCACTGCTGAATTTATGCATCAACGCTCGCGACGCATTGGAAGGTGGAGGATCGATCTCCATCAAGACGTACAACGAGGAGCTGGTACAAGGGGACGCGCTCGATCCTGAACTGGCACCCGGCACGTACTTCACCGTCTGTGTAGCCGATGACGGGGTAGGGATGAGCACTGAGACGCTAGCGCGTGCATTCGAGCCATTCTTTACCACCAAACCTGTAGGGGCGGGTACAGGGCTCGGCCTGTCCATGATCTATGGTTTCGCCAAACAGTCAGGCGGGCAGGTTCGGATCGAATCCCAAGTGGGCCGAGGCGCCCGCGTGTATCTGCAGCTACCCAGCCTCAAGGTTGAGGTGGATGCGGCAGGTCGTACCGAGCCATTGCCTGAATCAGAGCTGACCTCCTCAGGCGAAACGGTCCTGGTCGTCGACGATGAACCCTCCGTGCGCATGTTTGTGAGCGAGTCGCTGGGTAGCTGCGGATACATTGTCATTGAGGCCACGGATAGTCTGGCTGGCCTGCAGTTGCTCCGCTCGGATACCCGCATCGATCTGCTTGTCACAGACATCGGCCTGCCAGGAGGCACTGACGGCAGGCAGATGGCCAATACTGGCCGCAGCATCAGGCCTGGCCTGCCAGTCCTGTTCATGACCGGGTATGCGCAGCCAAAGATACTGGACAATGCCCAGCTCGAGCCCAACACGGCTGTGCTGACAAAACCCTTCACACTCGAAACGCTGACGTTGACCGTAAATGCTTTACTCAAGAACTGCTGCTGACAAGTGCCGTATTTCAATGACGCATCAGAGCGTCAGGCGATCTTCAGCCACGACCTGATTACGTCCATTCTGCTTGGCCAGGTACAGGCGTTCGTCGGCACGCTTGAGGATGGCCGTAGCGTTGGGGGTGTGTGCACTGCGACTGGCCACACCGATGGAAATGGTCAACGTGCCGATCTCCGACACAGCGGCAGCGCTGAGCGTGGTGCGGATCCGCTCGGCGACCTCGCAGGCCGTGTTCAGCGCGGTGTTCGGCAGTAGCAGGCAGAACTCTTCGCCACCGGCACGGCACGGCAGGTCCCCGGCCCGGGTACAGTCGCGGATTACTTGGGCCACCCTCTGCAAGGCCAGGTCACCGACATCGTGACCAAAGTTGTCGTTCACCCGCTTGAAATGGTCGACGTCCAACGCCAGTGCCGAATACACCTGTTGGCTTGCGTCCAGCCCCTGAAGGGCCGCGTTCATCGCGCGCCTGTTGGCCAGGCCGGTGAGCGGGTCGGTGTCGGCCGCGGCGTTCAAGCTGCCGATTTTCTGTTGCAGCTGTTGCGACTGTAATACCAGCGCCTGGCGGATCGCCGCGGCCTCGGCATACCAGGCGTTGATGGCTGATAGTTCAGCCGTTGCATTCGGGGTCGAAAGGTCGGTGGCATGGCCGGCCAGCGCGCGCAATGGGCGAGTGATCAGCATCACGCCGAGCAGTATCAGGACCAGACCGATCACCCCAGCCGGGATGATCCTGATCAGCATGTCGCGCATCAGCTTGCCCAGTGGCGCCAGTGCCTGTTCCCGGGGTTGCTGGACAACCACGGCCCAGTTGGAGCCCTGCACGTGAGCGAACCCGGCGAGCATCGGCACCTTATGATAGTTGACCGTCTCCAGCGTGCCGCTGTCACCGACCAAGGCCTTGTCCACCGTTTCGCTCCAGCCGAGCACTTCACCGATTCGTTGCTGATCGGGGTGGTACAGCAACCGGCGGTTGCCATCGGCGACAAAGGCAAACGCGCCATCAAGGTGATGTTCACCAATCAAAGAATGCATCACGCCACGCTGTTGCAAGACCACGGAGCCGCCGACCAGACCGAGATACTCGCCTGTGGGGCTGAAGACAGGCTGGGAGACGAAGACGATCAGCTTGCCGTTGGTTGAGGTAAACGCCTGGCTGACCATGGGGCGACGCACGTTGAGCGCTTCGTGCAGTTCGTCGGAGCTGACCGTCGAACCGATCGGCACCGCAGGCGGGTAAGCCTGCAGCACCCGGCCCGCAGGGTCGGTGATCAGCACGGTGTTCAACTCTGAATCCTGGGCCTGCAGGCGGTGCGCTTCTTCCTCGAGCAACGCTCGATTGGCAAAGTCGCTGCCCAGGCGTTGTGTGCTGTACTTCAGGCGCTCATTGACCGAGTACAGAAACTGATCGATGCTCGAGGCGACCTTGAAGGCATAGGCACGGTTGGCCTCCAATGCCGAATGCACCAGCGCATCGCGTTGCACACTGTAGGCCGTGATCAGGCTGTTGCACAGGGTACTCAGCACGGCGAGCAGGACAAAGCCAAGAACCAGGCCACGCAGGCCGATACGCGATGACAGCACCTTGCCCATGAGTAAACCTCATCCCTCGATAGCTGAAAAGTTCGGCACAAGCGTAGACGGGTATTACCGCGCAGGTGGGCGTCGGAGAGCCGCTGCTCTGGCGTGAGCCATCAGGCCAGAAACTCCGAGTCTGCAGGGCAAGCCGGCTGCTTGTCCTGCTGGATGTTGCTGTACACGGCAACCCCGCACACGGCCGCCAGGCCGACACTGGCAAGCAGGATATCGCCCAGCAACATGCCTGCGACCAACACCAGCACGCTGATGCGAAAGAGGGTTGTCATGACTGCCTCCGATGCAGTTCGATATCAGAACCCTGACCATACCGGCGCAGCCGAAATTGTGCAGCCCACTTGCGCGCCTGCGGCCGTGTTTACCTGTGAAATGGCAGAACGGACCTCTTTGGCAGGATATGGAGTGCTGGTTGGCGGTATCCTGAAAGCCCCAGCCCCAGGTGCACCGATCATGCGCACAATGATGCTTTTATTGGCAATCACGGCAGTTACAGGTTGCCAGTCGCCGCTGCCAAGCGCCAATCCTGAGATGGCCTGGGTCGATTTCTCGGTGCCATTTCCAAATGACAGGTTACTGATGGCCGAACGGCTGGATAAGCAACGGTTGCGCGACGGCCGCTTCTTTCAAGTGAGCCCCGGGCGCCATGAGCTGATCGTCAGGTTTGACTATGAAGTGGGCGGTGGCGGCGGGCTGAGCCTGATGGGCGGCACGACTGTACGCGAATGTTACCTGACAGTCCCTTACGCGAACTTTCAGGCAGGCCAGCGCTATGTGCTGGAAGGAAGGTCGATGGCGCTGACACCTGAGGCGCGCTTGTATGATGCCAAGGGGGAGATGGTTGCAGAGGTTAGCGAGTTCTATTGCCTCTAAGGGGCAGGAAGCCTCAGCCTCTGCGGCTGTCGTTCAGGGCAGCGCATTTGGTCTTTCTGGCTACCTGCGCATTGCTTATGCGCTGGATGACGAGTCGCTGCGTGCGGCGTGCCAAGCCATTCACGGCTTCTGTGAGGACGCACGGTAGCTAAAGGGAGCGCAGCTTTTTGCTTGGCAGAGCCTTCCGCTCGGCGAACGGCTCGGGGGCTCCATTCATGCAATAAGAAAAACAGATACCTGCAAAGGCTTTCATGGAGGCGGGAAGGGATGCCCGCCTTAGCGTCACCTTCGTCCATAAGTCAGGTGGCGCTTCGGGTATCCCACTGGAGAGTACACGGTTGAAGCAAACTCTTCAGAAGGGACAGCTTCTGGGTTGCGGGTTGGTACGTACTTCGAGGGTTTTGTTTGACGGGGTTGTTTGCATTGCGCAGTCCCTTTGGAAAGGACGATCGCCGTTCCCACAGCTAGCGCGTGAAACTGAGGCTTGTGGTTTACAGGTGGGAGCGGGATTGGTTGCAGGAACAACAGAGCCTAGGTGGAGGTATATCTGACATTAATGCCCGCTGCCCAGATACGTAACTGTCAGCTGTTGTTTTTTGCTCTAGAGTTCGAGCGAAAATCTACAAGTAGACAAAACAGAGCCTTAACCGGACCGAGCGCGGAAGCCTTGGAAAAGCGTATTTTTCCGACAGTATTCGAGCGAGTGATTGAACCGTGGATAGCACCGTGTTTGGGGGGGCGAGTAGCGGGCTGGCCGAACGTGCTCAACAGCTTGAGGTCCGCTCCGGGGAAAGGAGTACCCCGTAAAGGCGATGAACGTCTCGCGGGGGTACTGTCACTGGGGCCGGCAGGCTTGAACGCTGCATCTCAGCGTCAAGCAAACGGCTGATACCCAGCGGATTGGCGTTTTCATGCTGGCGCCATTGATGAAGGCTGGGGGATCAGGTGATGGCGCCGATCTGCCACGGCACGAACTCGTTCTGGCCGTAGCCATGCTGTTCGCTCTTGCTGCGCTCGCCCGAGGCGATGCTCAGCATCATCCGGTAGATGTGTTCGCCACGCTCTTCGATGGTCATGCTGCCGTCGGCAATGCCGCCGCAGTTGACGTCCATGTCCTCTTCCTGGGTTTCCCAAAGGCGGGTGTTGGTCGCCAGCTTGATCGACGGCGAGGGCGCGCAGCCGTAGGCCGAGCCGCGGCCAGTGGTAAAGGCGATCAGGTTGGCGCCACCGGCGACCTGGCCCGTGGCGGAGATCGGGTCGTAGCCGGGTGTGTCCATGAACACCAGGCCGTGGGCGCGCACCGGTTCGGCGTACTCGTAAACATCCATCAGGTCACTGGAACCGGCCTTGGCCACGGCACCCAGGGACTTTTCGAGGATGGTGGTGAGGCCGCCGGCCTTGTTGCCCGCCGAGGGGTTGTTGTTCAGCTCGGCGCCCATCCGCTGGCAGTAGGTTTCCCACCACTGGATGCGGGCGATCAGCTTCTCGCCCACCTGCTGGCTGACCGCGCGGCGCGTCAACAGGTGTTCGGCGCCATAGATTTCCGGGGTTTCCGAGAGAATTGCAGTGCCGCCGGCTGCCACCAGGCGGTCGACCGCATTGCCCAGCGCCGGGTTGGCGGTGATCCCCGAATAGCCGTCCGAGCCCCCGCACTGCAGGCCGACCGTGAGGTGGCGGACGCTCACCGGCTGGCGTTCGACCTGGTTGGCTTCGGCCAGCAGCGACTTGACCTGGGCGATGCCGCTGGCAATGGTCTTCGATGTGCCGCCGGTGCCCTGAATGGTGAACGTGCGCAGTGCGTGGCTGCTTTGCAGGCCCTGGGCCGCCAGCAGGTCGGGGATCTGGTTGGTCTCGCAGCCCAGGCCAATCAAAAGTACCGAGGCGAAGTTGGCATGTACCGCATAGCCGCCGAGGGTGCGGCGCAGCATTGCCAGCGCCTCGCCACCGGGGTCGACCGCGCAACCGACGCCGTGGGTCAGGGCAACCACGCCATCGACGTTGGGGTAGGGCGCCAACGCCTCGGGGTGGATATCGCGGCGAAAGTGGTCAGCGATCGCCCGTGCCACCGTGGCCGAGCAGTTCACCGAGGTGAGGATGCCGATGTAGTTGCGCGTGGCTACCCGGCCATCGGCGCGCACGATACCCATGAAGGTATCGTCGTTGGGCGCCTGCTGGCCTTTGGCATCGACGCCGAAGGCGTAGTCGCGGGCAAATTCGCCCATCGCCAGATTGTGCACGTGCACATGTTCGCCTGCGGCGATCGCCTGGCTCGCGAAACCGATGATCTGCCCATAGCGGCGCAGCGGCTGGCCCGCGCTCAGTGCGTGGGCAGCCACCTTGTGGCCCGCCGGGATCGGCTCGCGCACAACGATGCCCTCTTCCAGCAGCAGGCCTTCGGTCAGCGGCTGGCGTGCCACCAGCACATCGTCCAGTGGGTTGAGTCGAATCACGGCGTTGGCAGCGCTTGCACTGCCTGTTGTTGTAATGAGTTGCATGGTGTTCACCTCAATAGGGCGCGTGGCTCAGGCCAGCCCGCGCTCGCGGTAGTCGATCAGGCCAGAGAACAGCATCAGGCCGAAGGCCATGACCACGAAGAAGATCAGGGCCAGGAAATAGGAACCGGTGAACTGCACGATCAGGCCAATGAGGATCGGCACCAGTACGCCCACCATGTTGCCGCAGAAGTTCATGCTGCCGCCAAGTACGCCAGCTTTGGACTTGCCACCGAGGATCGCCGGCAGGCACCAGTACATGCCGCACCAGCGGATGAAGAACAGCGCCACGCACAGCAGGGCGATGACCAGGCCGGCATCCGGGGTATAGGCCACCAGCAGGA from Pseudomonas fortuita carries:
- a CDS encoding MFS transporter, with translation MNMSGRNTLAIMLAASFASTIGGLPFNTLPILLGSMVDSLGFTVEQIGLLGSVCFAGYLLGTLLAVVLIDRMNWRWLTLGCAFGAAAAYGMSSWLPPAVQSWLWAVIGFFAALMTCLGMRIMGEMANKERALGMRLGIELGVVAAVLFALPSLVIAYFHYTGAALMLAAIILLLSLSALALPRRQEFIHEAQQGQADSLLARFRFPPAAYAALAFFFLFGAGQIGLWAFLERLGHGLALQPAELGIVFAVLKLLGGAAALALAVVGDRLGVRVPHLIVLAVLGTGLLLLGNAEGFLMYAAGAWIWEVGFTWGCVYQTAAIARLDRSGRSIMLIPGAFALSSMAGPALAGQLVSEGFGVLLWLAAGCALIPVLAFTWLLAQRLQNVGTGCAVGVQA
- a CDS encoding hybrid sensor histidine kinase/response regulator; this encodes MDREAAGSSGDLDAPALTNQESAFPTTALERLQLALDAGAIIGTWVWDIRPNQVTADERFSRSFGLPADKCMAGIPIEEAFASIHPDDRDRVSADIQEAMGRGGGFRCEYRVRQHDGSYRWIEANGRAELDEEGQAVRFPGILMDVESRRSAEAERDRMSALLRTFTAAVPGVVYAKDREGRLIVANDGVTQLVGKPPELYLGKTDLEFLEDKAQARQIMETDRLVMHGGKAVQIEERVDMPDGTATYWLSVKAPLCDEAGEVMGLIGSSIDVTARKNAESELLELNRTLEAKIEQAVAEREAAHAALRQSQKMEAVGQLTGGIAHDFNNLLAGITGSLDLIKLRLKQGRIADVERYLTVAHGAAQRAASLTHRLLAFSRRQTLMPVHTDVNTLISDMEELIRRTVGPAIQLKVELQAKSSTCLVDPAQVENALLNLCINARDALEGGGSISIKTYNEELVQGDALDPELAPGTYFTVCVADDGVGMSTETLARAFEPFFTTKPVGAGTGLGLSMIYGFAKQSGGQVRIESQVGRGARVYLQLPSLKVEVDAAGRTEPLPESELTSSGETVLVVDDEPSVRMFVSESLGSCGYIVIEATDSLAGLQLLRSDTRIDLLVTDIGLPGGTDGRQMANTGRSIRPGLPVLFMTGYAQPKILDNAQLEPNTAVLTKPFTLETLTLTVNALLKNCC
- a CDS encoding sensor domain-containing diguanylate cyclase codes for the protein MGKVLSSRIGLRGLVLGFVLLAVLSTLCNSLITAYSVQRDALVHSALEANRAYAFKVASSIDQFLYSVNERLKYSTQRLGSDFANRALLEEEAHRLQAQDSELNTVLITDPAGRVLQAYPPAVPIGSTVSSDELHEALNVRRPMVSQAFTSTNGKLIVFVSQPVFSPTGEYLGLVGGSVVLQQRGVMHSLIGEHHLDGAFAFVADGNRRLLYHPDQQRIGEVLGWSETVDKALVGDSGTLETVNYHKVPMLAGFAHVQGSNWAVVVQQPREQALAPLGKLMRDMLIRIIPAGVIGLVLILLGVMLITRPLRALAGHATDLSTPNATAELSAINAWYAEAAAIRQALVLQSQQLQQKIGSLNAAADTDPLTGLANRRAMNAALQGLDASQQVYSALALDVDHFKRVNDNFGHDVGDLALQRVAQVIRDCTRAGDLPCRAGGEEFCLLLPNTALNTACEVAERIRTTLSAAAVSEIGTLTISIGVASRSAHTPNATAILKRADERLYLAKQNGRNQVVAEDRLTL
- a CDS encoding PA0061/PA0062 family lipoprotein, giving the protein MRTMMLLLAITAVTGCQSPLPSANPEMAWVDFSVPFPNDRLLMAERLDKQRLRDGRFFQVSPGRHELIVRFDYEVGGGGGLSLMGGTTVRECYLTVPYANFQAGQRYVLEGRSMALTPEARLYDAKGEMVAEVSEFYCL
- a CDS encoding UxaA family hydrolase codes for the protein MQLITTTGSASAANAVIRLNPLDDVLVARQPLTEGLLLEEGIVVREPIPAGHKVAAHALSAGQPLRRYGQIIGFASQAIAAGEHVHVHNLAMGEFARDYAFGVDAKGQQAPNDDTFMGIVRADGRVATRNYIGILTSVNCSATVARAIADHFRRDIHPEALAPYPNVDGVVALTHGVGCAVDPGGEALAMLRRTLGGYAVHANFASVLLIGLGCETNQIPDLLAAQGLQSSHALRTFTIQGTGGTSKTIASGIAQVKSLLAEANQVERQPVSVRHLTVGLQCGGSDGYSGITANPALGNAVDRLVAAGGTAILSETPEIYGAEHLLTRRAVSQQVGEKLIARIQWWETYCQRMGAELNNNPSAGNKAGGLTTILEKSLGAVAKAGSSDLMDVYEYAEPVRAHGLVFMDTPGYDPISATGQVAGGANLIAFTTGRGSAYGCAPSPSIKLATNTRLWETQEEDMDVNCGGIADGSMTIEERGEHIYRMMLSIASGERSKSEQHGYGQNEFVPWQIGAIT